One Aquamicrobium sp. genomic region harbors:
- the proC gene encoding pyrroline-5-carboxylate reductase: MSGPVVLVGCGNMGRAMLEGWIASGKLKAQEALVVEPAEALRARAAALGVTVLADAGEIGGDVAPRLVVFAVKPQVIRDVIPAYKRFKASATYVSIAAGTPVAAFEEALGTDAAVLRCMPNTPAAIGKGMMVTFANPHVTREAAAFVADLLSASGRVAEIADEALMDAVTAVSGSGPAYVFHFIECLTAAAEAAGLPAETAKLLAMQTVYGAAALAEASDEEPGELRRQVTSPNGTTAAALSVLMGEDRLKTLVTEAVEAARARGVELRG, from the coding sequence ATGAGCGGACCGGTTGTGCTCGTCGGCTGCGGCAATATGGGCCGCGCCATGCTGGAAGGGTGGATCGCCTCGGGCAAGCTGAAGGCGCAGGAGGCGCTGGTGGTGGAGCCGGCCGAGGCGCTGCGCGCCAGAGCGGCGGCGCTTGGCGTCACCGTTCTGGCCGACGCGGGGGAGATCGGCGGCGACGTCGCGCCGCGACTCGTCGTCTTCGCGGTCAAGCCGCAGGTGATCCGCGACGTCATTCCCGCCTACAAGCGGTTCAAGGCGAGCGCGACCTATGTCAGCATCGCCGCCGGCACGCCGGTCGCCGCCTTCGAGGAGGCGCTGGGCACCGATGCCGCCGTGCTGCGCTGCATGCCCAACACGCCCGCCGCCATCGGCAAGGGCATGATGGTGACGTTCGCCAACCCGCATGTGACACGGGAGGCCGCCGCCTTCGTCGCCGACCTGCTTTCGGCCAGCGGCCGCGTCGCCGAGATCGCCGACGAGGCGCTGATGGATGCGGTGACCGCGGTTTCCGGCTCCGGCCCGGCCTATGTCTTCCATTTCATCGAGTGCCTGACGGCGGCGGCCGAGGCGGCCGGCCTGCCGGCCGAGACCGCGAAGCTCCTCGCCATGCAGACCGTCTACGGCGCGGCGGCGCTGGCCGAGGCGAGCGACGAGGAGCCGGGCGAGCTGCGCCGGCAGGTGACGAGCCCGAACGGCACCACGGCGGCCGCGCTGTCGGTGCTGATGGGCGAGGACAGGCTGAAGACGCTGGTGACCGAGGCGGTCGAGGCCGCCCGTGCCCGCGGGGTCGAGCTGCGCGGCTGA
- the folD gene encoding bifunctional methylenetetrahydrofolate dehydrogenase/methenyltetrahydrofolate cyclohydrolase FolD yields the protein MTRIIDGKAVAEEVAATVKHETAALAMRNDIAPGLAVILVGEDPASQVYVASKSRKAKECGFHSAQHTLPADTSQADLVALVESLNADPAIHGILVQLPLPGHIDELAVIETISPDKDVDGLTYVNVGRLGAGAPQKAFVPCTPAGSMLLIERVHGRDLSGLNAVVVGRSNLVGKPVAQLLLAANATVTIAHSRTRDLAALCRTADILVVAVGRPEMVRGDWVKEGATVIDVGINRIPAPEKGEGKTRLIGDVAFAEASPRAGAITPVPGGVGPMTIAMLMANTLVSACRAAGVAPPEF from the coding sequence ATGACCCGGATCATCGACGGAAAAGCGGTCGCCGAGGAAGTTGCGGCGACCGTGAAGCACGAAACGGCGGCGCTGGCGATGCGCAACGACATCGCGCCGGGTCTGGCCGTGATCCTCGTCGGCGAGGACCCGGCAAGCCAGGTCTACGTCGCCTCGAAATCGAGGAAGGCGAAGGAGTGCGGCTTCCATTCGGCGCAGCACACCCTGCCGGCGGATACCTCGCAGGCCGATCTCGTGGCGCTGGTCGAAAGCCTGAATGCTGATCCGGCGATCCATGGCATCCTCGTCCAGCTTCCGCTGCCCGGCCATATCGACGAGCTCGCCGTCATCGAGACGATCTCGCCGGACAAGGACGTCGACGGCCTCACCTACGTCAATGTCGGCCGGCTCGGCGCGGGCGCGCCGCAGAAGGCCTTCGTGCCGTGCACGCCGGCGGGATCGATGCTGCTGATCGAGAGGGTACACGGGCGCGACCTCTCGGGCCTGAACGCTGTGGTCGTCGGCCGCTCCAACCTCGTCGGCAAGCCGGTGGCGCAGCTTCTTCTGGCCGCCAACGCCACCGTCACCATCGCCCATTCGCGCACGCGCGACCTTGCCGCGCTGTGCCGCACGGCCGACATCCTCGTCGTCGCGGTCGGGCGGCCGGAGATGGTCCGCGGCGACTGGGTGAAGGAGGGCGCGACCGTCATCGACGTCGGCATCAACCGCATTCCCGCACCCGAGAAGGGCGAAGGCAAGACGCGGCTGATCGGAGACGTCGCCTTCGCCGAGGCATCGCCACGCGCCGGCGCGATCACCCCGGTTCCCGGCGGCGTCGGGCCGATGACCATCGCCATGCTGATGGCCAACACCCTCGTCTCAGCCTGCCGCGCGGCCGGCGTCGCGCCGCCGGAGTTCTAG
- a CDS encoding methylated-DNA--[protein]-cysteine S-methyltransferase — protein MSEVLYTYMESPIGRLLLAGDGQRLSCIGFPAGKGVVTPRPHWRRADDAFGRVKDQLREYFDGTRQEFDLPLDPRGTAFQLMVWRELARIPYGETISYGELARRIGQPEASRAVGAANGANPIPIVIPCHRVIGANGSLTGFGGGIETKKRLLALERPGTIDDQPRLL, from the coding sequence ATGAGCGAAGTCCTCTATACCTACATGGAAAGCCCGATCGGGCGCCTGCTGCTGGCCGGCGACGGGCAGCGCCTGTCCTGCATCGGCTTTCCGGCCGGGAAAGGCGTCGTCACGCCGCGGCCGCACTGGCGGCGCGCCGACGACGCCTTCGGCCGCGTGAAGGATCAGCTGCGGGAATATTTCGACGGGACGCGGCAAGAGTTCGACCTGCCGCTCGACCCGCGGGGCACCGCGTTTCAGCTCATGGTGTGGCGCGAGCTGGCGCGGATCCCGTACGGCGAGACGATCAGCTATGGCGAGCTGGCCCGCCGCATCGGCCAGCCGGAGGCAAGCCGCGCGGTCGGGGCTGCCAATGGGGCGAACCCGATCCCCATCGTCATCCCGTGCCACCGCGTCATCGGCGCGAATGGCAGCCTGACCGGGTTTGGCGGCGGCATCGAGACCAAGAAGCGGCTTCTAGCGCTGGAGCGCCCCGGCACGATCGACGATCAGCCCCGGCTGCTCTGA
- the edd gene encoding phosphogluconate dehydratase, translated as MTARREIEAITQRIAERSKPARQTYLERVETAISAGPHRTVLSCGNLAHGFAACAPGDKAALAGNRVPNLAIITAYNDMLSAHQPFETFPALIREAAREAGGVAQVAGGVPAMCDGVTQGQPGMELSLFSRDVIAMSAAIGLSHNMFDAAVFLGVCDKIVPGLLIAALTFGHLPAVFIPAGPMTSGLPNDEKARIRQLYAEGKVGRAELLEAESKSYHGPGTCTFYGTANSNQMLMEIMGLHTPGASYVNPNTPLREALTKEAAKRALVITAQGNEFTPVGRLFDERSVVNGVVGLHATGGSTNHTIHLIAMAAAAGISLTWQDISDLSDIVPLIARVYPNGLADVNHFHAAGGMGFLIRELLDAGYLHEDVRTIWGEGLRPYAIEPGLGPDGGVTRRPAPTVSGDDKVLATAKKPFQPTGGLKVLSGNLGRAIVKTSAVKPEKRVIEAPALVFHDQEELSAAFKAGLLDRDFVAVVRFQGPKANGMPELHRLTTVLGVLQDRGYRVALVTDGRMSGASGKVPAAIHVTPEALDGGPIARIRDGDPIRLDAEAGTLEALVDAAELAARPAAAPDLSANGFGMGRELFTGFRALASRADMGAAVFG; from the coding sequence ATGACAGCCAGACGCGAGATCGAAGCCATAACGCAACGCATCGCCGAGCGCTCGAAGCCGGCGAGGCAGACCTATCTCGAGCGTGTCGAGACGGCGATCTCGGCCGGGCCGCACCGCACCGTCCTGTCCTGCGGCAACCTCGCCCATGGCTTCGCCGCCTGCGCGCCCGGCGACAAGGCGGCGCTCGCCGGCAACCGGGTGCCGAACCTCGCCATCATCACCGCCTACAACGACATGCTCTCGGCGCACCAGCCGTTCGAGACGTTCCCCGCGCTGATCCGCGAGGCGGCGCGCGAGGCCGGGGGCGTCGCGCAGGTGGCGGGCGGCGTGCCGGCGATGTGCGACGGCGTCACGCAAGGCCAGCCCGGCATGGAGCTGTCGCTGTTCTCGCGCGACGTCATCGCCATGTCCGCGGCCATCGGCCTGTCGCACAACATGTTCGACGCCGCCGTCTTCCTCGGCGTCTGCGACAAGATCGTGCCGGGCCTGCTGATCGCAGCGCTGACCTTCGGCCATCTGCCGGCCGTCTTCATCCCCGCCGGGCCGATGACCTCCGGCCTGCCCAACGACGAGAAGGCGCGCATCCGCCAGCTCTATGCCGAGGGCAAGGTCGGCCGCGCCGAGCTGCTGGAGGCGGAGTCGAAATCCTATCACGGCCCCGGCACCTGCACCTTCTACGGCACGGCCAACTCCAACCAGATGCTGATGGAGATCATGGGCCTGCACACGCCGGGCGCCTCCTACGTCAACCCGAACACGCCGCTGCGCGAGGCGCTGACGAAAGAGGCGGCGAAGCGGGCACTGGTGATCACGGCGCAGGGCAACGAGTTCACGCCGGTCGGCCGCCTGTTCGACGAGCGCAGCGTGGTCAACGGCGTCGTCGGGCTCCACGCCACCGGCGGCTCGACCAACCACACCATCCATTTGATCGCGATGGCGGCGGCGGCCGGCATATCGCTGACGTGGCAGGACATCTCCGACCTTTCCGACATCGTGCCGCTCATCGCCCGCGTCTATCCCAACGGGCTGGCCGACGTGAACCATTTCCACGCCGCCGGCGGCATGGGCTTCCTGATCCGCGAGCTTCTAGACGCGGGCTATCTGCACGAGGACGTCAGGACGATCTGGGGCGAGGGCCTGCGCCCCTACGCCATCGAGCCCGGCCTCGGGCCGGACGGCGGCGTGACCCGCCGCCCCGCCCCCACCGTGAGCGGCGACGACAAGGTGCTGGCGACGGCGAAAAAGCCGTTCCAGCCGACGGGCGGCCTCAAGGTGCTGTCCGGCAATCTCGGCCGCGCCATCGTCAAGACCTCGGCGGTCAAGCCGGAGAAGCGCGTGATCGAGGCCCCCGCCCTCGTCTTCCACGACCAGGAGGAGCTGAGCGCCGCCTTCAAGGCCGGCCTGCTCGACCGCGACTTCGTCGCCGTGGTGCGCTTCCAGGGGCCGAAGGCCAACGGCATGCCGGAGCTGCACAGGCTGACCACCGTGCTCGGCGTCCTACAGGATCGCGGCTACCGCGTGGCGCTGGTGACGGACGGGCGCATGTCGGGCGCGTCCGGCAAGGTGCCGGCGGCGATCCACGTCACCCCCGAGGCGCTCGACGGCGGCCCGATCGCCCGCATCCGCGACGGCGACCCGATCCGGCTCGACGCCGAGGCCGGGACGCTGGAGGCGCTGGTCGACGCGGCGGAGCTCGCCGCCCGCCCCGCCGCTGCGCCCGACCTTTCCGCCAACGGTTTCGGCATGGGGCGGGAATTGTTCACCGGCTTCCGCGCACTGGCCAGCCGCGCTGACATGGGGGCGGCCGTGTTCGGCTAA
- the pgl gene encoding 6-phosphogluconolactonase: MTARPDWRLFPSPETLAEALADDVARALGAAISRRGHALLAVSGGTTPRLFFRALARQALDWAKVTVVPVDERFVPESSPRSNGALIRNSLLAEKAAAARFAPLFREAGTVEEAARRATAALAALPWPLDASILGMGTDGHTASFFPDAGSLAALTDPASDGLVLPVHAQSAGEPRLTLTLARLLEAGFLALHIEGEEKRAVLDRALEPGGDKPVSAVFAHADKPVPVYWTP, from the coding sequence ATGACCGCCCGGCCCGACTGGCGCCTCTTCCCCTCGCCCGAAACCCTTGCCGAAGCATTGGCGGATGACGTCGCGCGGGCGCTGGGCGCTGCGATATCCCGGCGCGGCCATGCCCTGCTCGCCGTTTCGGGCGGCACGACGCCGAGGCTGTTCTTTCGCGCACTGGCGCGGCAGGCGCTCGACTGGGCGAAGGTGACGGTCGTGCCGGTGGACGAGCGCTTCGTGCCGGAAAGTTCGCCGCGCTCCAACGGGGCGCTCATTCGTAACTCATTGCTTGCGGAAAAGGCGGCCGCCGCCCGGTTCGCGCCGCTGTTCCGCGAGGCCGGGACCGTCGAGGAGGCGGCGCGGCGCGCGACGGCCGCCCTTGCCGCCCTGCCGTGGCCGCTCGACGCCTCAATCCTCGGCATGGGAACGGACGGCCACACCGCCTCGTTCTTCCCCGATGCCGGCAGCCTCGCCGCGCTCACCGATCCGGCGAGCGACGGCCTCGTCCTGCCGGTCCATGCGCAAAGCGCCGGTGAGCCGCGGCTGACCCTGACGCTCGCCCGGCTGCTGGAAGCCGGCTTCCTCGCACTCCACATAGAGGGGGAGGAGAAGCGCGCGGTGCTGGACCGTGCGCTCGAACCCGGCGGCGACAAGCCGGTCAGCGCGGTCTTCGCCCATGCGGACAAGCCGGTTCCCGTTTACTGGACGCCCTGA
- the zwf gene encoding glucose-6-phosphate dehydrogenase has product MTSQTIPVDPFDLIVFGGTGDLSERKLLPALYQRQKAGQFSEPTRIIAASRSALSDEAYRDFAGRAIREHVAAEEIDEEELRTFLARLAYVQVDARSGDGFERLKEATEGSRAVRVFYLAVAPALFGDIAGNLAAHGLAGDGARIVVEKPIGRDLASANALNDAIGRVFDEHQTFRIDHYLGKETVQNLMVLRFANALYEPLWNSAHIDHVQITVAETVGLEDRVSYYDTAGALRDMVQNHMLQLLCLTAMEPPSSMDADAVRDEKLKILRSLKRIEGAEAQKLTVRGQYRAGASDGGAVKGYTQELRRDSDTETFVAIKAEIANWRWASVPFYLRTGKRLAERVSEICIQFKPVPHSIFGDSTGTVMANQLVIRLQPDEGVKQWLMIKDPGPGGMRLRHVPLDMSFADAFDVRNPDAYERLIMDVVRGNQTLFMRRDEVEAAWNWIDPIHAAWDDNRQPAQGYTAGTWGPSGAIALIERDGRTWHESG; this is encoded by the coding sequence ATGACCAGCCAGACCATTCCCGTCGATCCGTTCGATCTCATCGTCTTCGGCGGCACCGGCGACCTTTCCGAACGCAAGCTCCTGCCCGCGCTCTACCAGCGCCAGAAGGCCGGCCAGTTCTCGGAACCGACGCGCATCATCGCCGCCTCGCGCTCGGCGCTGTCGGACGAGGCCTATCGCGATTTCGCCGGCCGCGCGATCCGCGAGCATGTCGCGGCCGAGGAGATCGACGAGGAGGAGCTGAGGACGTTCCTCGCGCGCCTCGCCTACGTCCAGGTCGACGCCAGGAGCGGCGACGGCTTCGAGCGGCTGAAGGAGGCGACGGAGGGCAGCCGGGCGGTGCGGGTATTCTATCTCGCGGTGGCGCCGGCGCTGTTCGGCGACATCGCCGGCAACCTCGCCGCGCACGGCCTTGCCGGCGACGGCGCGCGCATCGTCGTCGAGAAGCCGATCGGCCGCGACCTCGCCTCGGCGAACGCGCTCAACGACGCCATCGGCCGTGTCTTCGACGAGCACCAGACCTTCCGCATCGACCACTATCTCGGCAAGGAGACGGTGCAGAACCTGATGGTGCTGCGCTTCGCCAACGCGCTTTACGAGCCGCTGTGGAACTCGGCCCATATCGACCATGTGCAGATCACCGTCGCCGAGACGGTCGGGCTCGAGGACCGCGTCTCCTATTACGACACGGCCGGCGCCCTGCGCGACATGGTGCAGAACCACATGCTGCAGCTCCTGTGCCTCACCGCTATGGAGCCGCCCTCGTCGATGGACGCCGACGCGGTGCGCGACGAGAAGCTGAAGATATTGCGCTCGCTGAAGCGCATCGAGGGGGCGGAAGCGCAGAAGCTGACGGTGCGCGGCCAGTACCGGGCCGGCGCGTCGGACGGCGGCGCGGTCAAGGGCTACACGCAGGAGCTGAGGCGCGACAGCGACACCGAGACCTTCGTCGCCATCAAGGCCGAGATCGCCAACTGGCGCTGGGCGAGCGTGCCGTTCTACCTGCGCACGGGAAAAAGGCTGGCCGAGCGGGTGTCGGAAATCTGCATCCAGTTCAAGCCGGTGCCGCACTCGATCTTCGGCGACAGCACCGGCACGGTGATGGCCAACCAGCTCGTCATCCGCCTCCAGCCCGACGAGGGCGTCAAGCAATGGCTGATGATCAAGGACCCCGGCCCCGGCGGCATGCGGCTACGGCACGTGCCGCTCGACATGAGCTTCGCCGACGCCTTCGACGTGCGCAACCCCGACGCCTATGAGCGGCTGATCATGGACGTGGTGCGCGGCAACCAGACGCTGTTCATGCGCCGTGACGAGGTCGAGGCGGCATGGAACTGGATCGACCCGATCCATGCCGCGTGGGACGACAACCGCCAGCCGGCGCAAGGCTACACCGCCGGCACCTGGGGCCCGTCCGGGGCGATTGCCCTGATCGAGCGCGACGGCCGAACATGGCACGAGAGCGGGTGA
- a CDS encoding aldehyde dehydrogenase family protein, whose amino-acid sequence MGTPLTLTVAEGVAFMNLIDGKPADALSGARIDVASPSDGKVFASIPASGAADVDLAVKSAYKAFHEGPWSRMPAVERGRCVTRLFHLVEKHGEELAALESRDTGKPARQGKADVTATMRYYEFYGGAADKIHGDTIPFLDGYTALTLREPHGVVAGIIPWNYPMQILARVAGAALAMGNTLVVKPAEDASLTTIRIAQLALEAGVPEGVFNVVTGYGRDAGAALSAHPLVDYVTFTGSPLTGTAIQQAAAINNRGVTMELGGKSPQIVFADADLDAALPVLVNAIIQNGGQTCSAGSRVLVEKPVYERVAAELAARFSKLVAGPHDADLDLGPLINEKQRDRVAGMVAAAKEAGVSVLAEGSVHADAPRGGYYQAPVLFGSVDPQAVIAQEEVFGPVLALFPFEGEEEAVRLANSTEFGLVASVWSKDGARQHRVAKRVRAGQVFVNGYGAGGGIELPFGGFKKSGHGREKGFEALYDMSATKTVVFNHQ is encoded by the coding sequence ATGGGCACTCCCTTGACCCTCACAGTCGCCGAAGGCGTCGCATTCATGAACCTGATCGACGGCAAGCCGGCCGACGCGCTCTCCGGCGCGCGCATCGACGTCGCCTCCCCCTCCGACGGCAAGGTGTTCGCCTCGATCCCGGCTTCGGGCGCCGCCGATGTCGATCTCGCGGTCAAGTCGGCCTACAAGGCGTTCCACGAAGGCCCGTGGAGCCGGATGCCGGCGGTGGAGCGCGGCCGCTGCGTGACGCGCCTGTTCCATCTGGTCGAGAAGCATGGCGAGGAGCTCGCCGCGCTGGAATCGCGCGACACCGGCAAGCCCGCGCGCCAGGGCAAGGCGGACGTCACCGCCACCATGCGCTACTACGAGTTCTACGGCGGCGCGGCCGACAAGATCCACGGCGACACCATTCCCTTCCTCGACGGCTACACCGCGCTGACGCTGCGCGAGCCGCACGGCGTCGTCGCCGGCATCATCCCGTGGAACTATCCGATGCAGATTCTCGCCCGCGTCGCCGGTGCGGCGCTCGCCATGGGCAACACGCTGGTCGTCAAGCCGGCCGAGGACGCCTCGCTGACCACGATCCGCATCGCCCAGCTCGCGCTCGAGGCCGGCGTTCCGGAAGGCGTGTTCAACGTCGTCACCGGCTATGGCCGCGACGCGGGCGCGGCCCTGTCGGCGCACCCGCTGGTCGATTACGTCACCTTCACCGGCTCGCCGCTGACCGGCACCGCCATCCAGCAGGCGGCGGCGATCAACAATCGCGGCGTGACCATGGAGCTGGGCGGCAAGTCGCCGCAGATCGTCTTCGCCGACGCCGATCTCGACGCCGCGCTTCCCGTCCTCGTCAACGCCATCATCCAGAATGGCGGCCAGACCTGCTCGGCCGGCAGCCGCGTGCTTGTCGAGAAGCCGGTCTACGAAAGGGTCGCGGCCGAGCTCGCCGCGCGCTTCTCGAAGCTCGTCGCCGGCCCGCACGATGCCGACCTCGACCTCGGCCCGCTGATCAACGAGAAGCAGCGCGACCGCGTCGCCGGCATGGTGGCGGCGGCGAAGGAGGCGGGCGTCTCGGTGCTCGCCGAGGGCTCCGTCCATGCCGACGCGCCCAGGGGCGGCTATTATCAGGCGCCGGTGCTGTTCGGCTCGGTCGATCCGCAGGCGGTGATCGCGCAGGAGGAGGTGTTCGGCCCGGTGCTGGCGCTGTTCCCGTTCGAGGGCGAGGAGGAGGCGGTGCGCCTCGCCAACTCGACCGAGTTCGGCCTCGTCGCCTCGGTGTGGTCGAAGGACGGCGCGCGCCAGCACCGCGTCGCCAAGCGCGTGCGCGCAGGCCAGGTCTTCGTCAACGGCTACGGCGCCGGCGGCGGCATCGAGCTGCCCTTCGGCGGCTTCAAGAAGTCCGGCCACGGCCGCGAGAAGGGCTTCGAGGCGCTCTACGACATGAGCGCGACCAAGACGGTCGTGTTCAACCATCAGTAA
- a CDS encoding SDR family oxidoreductase has translation MTRLANKVAIVTGAASGFGEGIAKRFAEEGAKVVVADLNVKGAERVAGEIGKAAVPVQVDVSQRSEVERMVALAMDTFGRVDTMVNNAGYTHRNGDMLKVEEETFDLITAVNMKAIYYSTLAVAPIMEAQGGGSIITTASTAGLRPRPGLTWYNASKGWAITATKSMAVELAPKNIRVNALCPVAGETGMLAQFMGEDTPELRAKFRASIPLGRLSTPLDIANAALWLASDEAAFITGVALEVDGGRCI, from the coding sequence ATGACACGTCTCGCAAACAAGGTCGCAATCGTCACCGGCGCAGCCTCCGGCTTCGGCGAGGGCATCGCCAAGCGCTTCGCCGAGGAGGGCGCGAAGGTCGTGGTCGCGGACCTCAACGTCAAGGGCGCCGAGCGCGTGGCCGGCGAGATCGGCAAGGCGGCGGTCCCGGTCCAGGTCGACGTGTCGCAACGGTCCGAGGTCGAGCGCATGGTCGCGCTGGCCATGGACACGTTCGGCCGCGTCGACACCATGGTCAACAATGCCGGCTACACCCACCGCAACGGCGACATGCTCAAGGTCGAGGAGGAAACCTTCGACCTGATCACCGCCGTCAACATGAAGGCGATCTACTATTCGACGCTTGCCGTCGCGCCGATCATGGAGGCGCAAGGGGGCGGCTCGATCATCACCACCGCCTCGACCGCGGGCCTGAGGCCCCGGCCGGGCCTGACCTGGTACAACGCCTCCAAGGGCTGGGCGATCACCGCCACCAAGTCGATGGCGGTCGAGCTCGCGCCGAAGAACATCCGCGTCAACGCGCTGTGCCCGGTGGCCGGCGAGACCGGCATGCTCGCCCAGTTCATGGGCGAGGACACGCCGGAGCTGCGCGCCAAGTTCCGCGCCTCGATCCCGCTCGGCCGGCTGTCCACCCCGCTCGACATCGCCAACGCGGCGCTGTGGCTCGCCTCCGACGAGGCGGCGTTCATCACCGGCGTCGCGCTCGAGGTCGACGGCGGCCGCTGCATCTGA